The nucleotide window CCCTTTTCCTGGCTGCTAAATGACCCCCTTCCCCTTTTCTTGGCTGAAGAAGTTCGCGAATCCGTAGTGCGCGGGCGTCCCTATGGCGACTTGGAATGGCAGAGCGAACTTGCGAGCGTACGGGCTTGTGGTCAACAACACGTCCTCGTGGTCGCCCCCGTAAGAAGCCTCAAGTGAGTCCAGTGCAAAAACCTGCTAAATGACCCCCTTCCCCTTTTCTTGGCCTTCCCCTTTTCTTGGCCAGAAAAACACCTTGGACAACGCCATTCGTACCGGACACGAATGGCACGGGCTTAAGCTGCCCTGAACTAGATGCAGTGCCTTTTGGGTGCGTGGTTAACTACCGGTAGTGATAGCAAATGCTCGCATGCGTTCGCTAGCATTTTGAGTGCCGGGTGTGATTTGAAATCACGGTGAAGCTCCGTTGAAATAGTGGTTATCTACATCACGTTTCTCAGGAGGCCTCACCGTGAACAATCAGTTTAACGACTCAATCGCAGGCGTTCAAAGCAAACTAAAATCAGCGAAGACTTTGTGCTTGGACCTGCGTGTTCCGCAGCCAGAGATACTTCGAATCTGCGATGGCATCGGGCACAAGTATCGAGATCGAATTTTACAAATTAGTGCGTTGTGAGATTCTGGCATCGTCGCTGCGAATTGATATTTGTCCGACCCGTCTCAGTTTCACTGGAGCAATGCAAGCGATCGACGAGTTCGCATCATCAATGCGTCTCCGGTCAGGTCGATTAGAAGTGCAATGGAACAACCTGCTCGAGGTGATCTCCGAACTGATCGTCGGCAACCGTCCGGGAAGACAAGAAAAAAGAGAACTTAAGCGACGGCGAAAGAACTACCGACTGATGACCTGCCGCCGAAATCCGAACCGAAACCGTTTCGCCACAGCAGCTTAGGCTTACGCTCGTGCCATTCGTGCCCGGTACCAATTTAAGTATTTCCAACCGGACACAGTTTCTTCGACTTGCTTACCCGCAGCGTCGGCGACGCATCATCAGTCCGGCAAAACCAAATCCAAGCAGCGCGATGCTGCTAGGCTCGGGAACGGCAGTGACGGTACCATTGAGAGTGAGGTTGTCAAAGGCAGTGTTGCCACCTCCGTTATCGCGAGATCCGAAAGCTACTGAGAATGTTTCTCCATTGCTAAATGCTGTCTGCCCGAGTCCTGCAGCGCCAAGAGGATTGATAACTTCAGTGTATGTGCCATTAGCAGGAGGGTTAGTGTTCCCTCCATTTCGGAAAGAGGCGGTGGGATTGGCACCGTTCGCCGGATCAAGGTATGCGTTGAAGCGTTCTGTATTCTGTGCCTGGGCAAAATCAATTGACAAAGAATCAATCTGGAGAGTCTCACCAGCAGCTAGACCGCCTACAGTGAAGCTAAATACGACCTGGTTACTTGCATCAGAGGGAAGTGTGGTGCCTACGCCGACATTGTATAGAAGGCCATCAGTGTTGATTGAGCCATCACCAAGACCAACAAGAGTCGCGCCGGTAGCAGTTGAGAATGCGGACCCAAGGGTCGCATCACCTGCGGTTCCGAACTGTTGGGATGTGGCGACAAGGGAAGCACCGGCAAAATCAAAAGAAGCAACGACCGCGGCCCGGGCGGCACCGCTCACCATCAGGCTGACGCAAATTACACAAAAAATGTTTTTCATCATTTCTCCAAGTAGTATTGGTTCGTTCTTAACAAGCAGGCGACACACCTACCACTTCCAGGTGACCAATCTCATTTTTAAAAACGGGTGGCCATATTGCTCAGCAATCCCAAAAAGCGGCTCGACCGCGATGAAGTCATGCACAGTAAGTGCGCGGACTAAAATTCGAAACGCTACCTTGACCCAAGATACGGGCGCAACCCTAACCACTACCCCATGAATTGCACGTCATCTATTTAGATGACAAAACCGATTCTTCCGGAACAATACCGACAGATTCTGCAGACTGCTTTACCTCGCGAAACGTGCGGTAAAACGCTGGAGACTGGTGAATCCCGGTATCCTGTCCGTACGACGTCCTGGAACGTTGAATGCTCGTGTTGTCGCATTGACTGCGCCGATTTGCGTCCAGGGCAAGTCAGTTTTGGGGTAAAAAAAAGGTGTGCGGTACCGATCAACCATCGCACTGCACCGGAGCGAGATGGCGCTGCGTCCAGGGCACCGCGAGGTTCGGATCGGTTTCAGCCACGAATGGCACAGCATTTGTGATCGGTCTTGCGTTGCCGTGGATGTCGATCTGCTGGTGGAAGGTGCCACCCAACCATTGACCACGGAGCCTTGATTGCTGCGATGGCTTTGACTGTCCTGTTCACTCAGGAGACCATTCGAACATAGGCCGAAACATGATGAGGAGCTTGAAAACGGTAGAATCGGTATCGTCTATGCGATGTAAAGATGCGTGCTACTGTGCTTTTTCGGTGCCATCCACCCACTTTGCTTTTCTTGGCCTTCCCCTTTTCTTGGCAGTGGCACCGGAGTCGGACACTTTTTTAGTTCACTTGGAGTTCTGGCTCTCTTGAAAAAGCAATCCGGGTAGCACCTACACTGTGTCAGCGCTGGTGATTTCGGAGTTTCCATCGTAGGCGCTGACCGATTCAACAATCTGCTCTTCGAAGTCGTAGATTGCCTCCAGCCTTTCAATCGGGTTGCGAGTTTCGTTTTTCTCAGCATCAAACGTCCCGATGTGTTTTTGCCCCCCATTGAAGTGCAGCCGACAAATCGGTTTGCGATTATTATCGTCCAACAAAACCCCGCAATAACTCTTTGTGTCTCGCATAACAACCCGATTCACCGGGATATGCTTCGCCAAGATCGCACGAACAATGTGGAACCCTTCGATCTCCTCTGCGGTCGTTACAATTCCATTGTCTTGAGGTTCCTCATCTGGCTCAGATTTCGGTGCCACGATATCAGCACTAACCCCCTGTAGTGCTGACTTGAGACGATTACTCAGCCTCTCATTGATGAAATCTCTGAAAGCTGATTTAACGAGAGGACGAAACTGATCACAAACGGCAGCGGTGAAACGGCCATCATAGATCTTCGAAGTCAGATGCTTGACCAATTCATCGCTAGGTGAATCAACCTCCGTAGCCAAAACCGCTCCCAACTGCTGGGTGTATTTTAGCTCGGTGGCGTTGGCCAGAATATTGTCGAGGTCGAACACGCTCTTCCCAAATTTACTCAGTTCTGCGACGTCTCTTGCATCGAAATCATTGAGATCAAACTTAAAGAAGGCCTTCGAATCCATCTGATTCGGCGAATCGAGATCCGTGTAGAACCATAGGTGCTGGCCGTTAGTCAGGACGGCAAACCTCGCGGCCGTAACACCAAAATAACGATACAACTGCGAAGCGTGCTTAAAATCCAGCTTGGTGTTGATACCTTTGCACTCAATGAGAATCGTTGGCGCACCGTCAACGACAATCGCGTAATCAACCTTCTCTCCCTTTTTCACCCCAACATCAGCAGTGAATTCCGGGATGACCTCTGTCGGGTCGAATACGTTGTAACCCAGCGCGTTTATGATCGGCATGATCACCGCGTTTTTCGTCGCTTCTTCTGTACTCAGCAACTCTCGTTGTGAATCAAGACGGGATACCAGCCTGGTGAGAGTATCGAAAAGTTCCATGCCCACTGTCTCCTCTGGAAGATTGCTCGAGTGTTTCCGTAACCCACGTTCCCGATGGTATCAAAATGAGCATGGGTGGCCTACAGGGCACTCTCCGGACCAGCCTTGAAGTACGAAGCGTCGAGCATTGTCAAGGCATCTCAGCAATCAGCCGTACTTCGAATGTTTCGGACTGGATAAATCGACGAAACTCTCCTCGAAGTGGGACAATCCCTGATCTCACTAGGTTACGAACACCTTATTCGCCACCCACTTCTTCCGGCATCAACACCTCGCTCGCATCACGCATATCGGCTGTGATGATTTGATCGAAGGTGAATTGGCGGGGTTCGCCTCGGCCGCAACAGGTGGCTAGGACGGTGCCGGCGGCTTCGAAGCGGATGGTGCGGGTGTTGCGTTCGGTGCCATGCACCCACTTTCGCTCGTAACCCGAACCGAAACCGTTTCGCCACAGCAGCTTAGGCTTATGCCCGTGCCATTCGTGTCCGGGACCGTTTCGGGAATCGCACACTGTTTTTATCTTGGGTTCTACCGTCTGATATGGGGACGTTACTGGACACCCATTCCTGTTCCGCATTACGCTGCCTGTTCAAGCATGAGTTCTCGATCGCATTGGTCGTCAAAAGCGAATGTTGCAGCGGGTCGGCGACATTCAAGCGATGCAATGGATCCGGGATCACTTCAGATCGATTGCAATCAGTTCGCCTTCGGATGATGAGATGCTGCGACGACAATACAGCGTTCCCGCTGACAATGCGGGGAGTGCTCGATAGATGCCTGCGGGTAATTCCGTTTCGGCTAAGGAGCGGAACTTGCTTGCGTCCGCAGCAAACAACTCCAAACGTCCACTGATCAGCTGCGACAAGACCCGGTCGCCAGCACCGATCAGATGGGCGGTTCCGAATCCAGGTTGCCGCCAGGTGACTTTGCCATCGGACCAACGCGCGCACAATAATTCGCCGGTTCCAAAATCTTCACGGCCGGTGATCGCGTATAGCCAATCGCCGATGTGAACGGGGGTCGCGTACTGGCTGCTGATCACATCACTTGACGACCAGAGATCTTTCGGCGGCTTGACCGACATGTCGAGCATCCGGCACCCGACTCCGTAGGCAGCCGTCAGCAGCATTCTCTCGTGCTCGATCAGCGGTGTAGCTGCGATCACGGTGGGGCCACGTTTACCAAAATC belongs to Neorhodopirellula lusitana and includes:
- a CDS encoding PEP-CTERM sorting domain-containing protein translates to MKNIFCVICVSLMVSGAARAAVVASFDFAGASLVATSQQFGTAGDATLGSAFSTATGATLVGLGDGSINTDGLLYNVGVGTTLPSDASNQVVFSFTVGGLAAGETLQIDSLSIDFAQAQNTERFNAYLDPANGANPTASFRNGGNTNPPANGTYTEVINPLGAAGLGQTAFSNGETFSVAFGSRDNGGGNTAFDNLTLNGTVTAVPEPSSIALLGFGFAGLMMRRRRCG
- a CDS encoding type I restriction endonuclease, with product MELFDTLTRLVSRLDSQRELLSTEEATKNAVIMPIINALGYNVFDPTEVIPEFTADVGVKKGEKVDYAIVVDGAPTILIECKGINTKLDFKHASQLYRYFGVTAARFAVLTNGQHLWFYTDLDSPNQMDSKAFFKFDLNDFDARDVAELSKFGKSVFDLDNILANATELKYTQQLGAVLATEVDSPSDELVKHLTSKIYDGRFTAAVCDQFRPLVKSAFRDFINERLSNRLKSALQGVSADIVAPKSEPDEEPQDNGIVTTAEEIEGFHIVRAILAKHIPVNRVVMRDTKSYCGVLLDDNNRKPICRLHFNGGQKHIGTFDAEKNETRNPIERLEAIYDFEEQIVESVSAYDGNSEITSADTV